The following are encoded together in the Bacteroidales bacterium genome:
- a CDS encoding methyltransferase domain-containing protein, which translates to MQKRHQNKKAYFEEQIHTTREYVIPFIEKFLPLNASCKVLEIGCGEGGNLIPFLDKKCRVTGVDISESKISHAAVFLKTHPGAKNLTLLAKDIYDSSEDLGQDFDLIMMQDVIEHIHDQDRFMGYAKRFLKPEGLFLLIFPPWYNPFGGHQQIGRHRILSKLPYFHLLPGWLYRFVLRTGGESEGTIAELLEIKQTGLSIERFRKIVKKHDYHIIQETLYFINPNYEIKFGLSPRKQSRFIATLPFIRNLFTTSVYYLIRKNQ; encoded by the coding sequence ATGCAGAAGAGACACCAAAATAAAAAAGCCTATTTCGAAGAACAGATCCATACCACGCGGGAATATGTCATTCCTTTTATCGAAAAATTTCTGCCTCTCAATGCAAGTTGTAAAGTGCTGGAGATCGGTTGCGGGGAAGGCGGGAACCTCATTCCATTTCTTGATAAAAAATGCCGTGTGACGGGAGTGGATATTTCCGAAAGCAAAATATCACATGCGGCTGTATTTTTGAAAACTCATCCGGGGGCTAAGAACCTGACCTTACTGGCAAAGGATATCTATGACTCTTCGGAAGACCTGGGCCAGGATTTTGATCTGATTATGATGCAGGATGTCATCGAGCATATTCATGACCAGGACAGATTTATGGGTTACGCGAAACGGTTTCTTAAACCTGAAGGCTTATTTCTGCTGATATTTCCTCCCTGGTACAACCCGTTCGGCGGGCACCAGCAAATAGGCAGGCATCGGATATTAAGTAAATTACCCTATTTCCATTTACTTCCAGGGTGGTTATACCGATTCGTTCTCAGGACAGGGGGCGAAAGTGAGGGAACCATTGCTGAATTGCTTGAAATCAAGCAAACCGGCCTCAGCATCGAACGATTCCGCAAAATCGTCAAAAAACACGATTACCATATTATACAGGAGACTTTATATTTTATTAATCCCAATTACGAAATCAAGTTCGGTTTATCACCCAGGAAGCAGTCGCGGTTCATAGCAACATTGCCTTTCATCAGAAATCTGTTTACCACGTCCGTTTATTACCTGATCAGGAAAAATCAATGA